GCGCGTGAGCGGATGGGGATCGCCATCTTCGAGAAGTGGAGTGCCCACGACTTCGACGAACTGGTGCGCCTCATGCGCAAGTTCGCCGACGAGTTGGTGCGGGAGCCGGGCGGGACCTGAGCAAGGCTTTGATGCTCGGGGCGGTCATCCAAGGCTCAACACACCGCCTGCTGGCGTATAGCGCGACAGGTTGGGTCCGCAATCCACCTCAGGCCGCATCCGGAGCTGCGCGGGACCGCGCGTGTCCGCACGGTGGCGAAGTTCCTGACGGAGGCCATCCAAGGAGCGGCGGACTGAGCCGCGGTCCGGGGATCCGCCCGACAGCAGAGCCCACTGCTTCCTGTCTTGCTAGGGACAGAGCCGCTCGACCGATTTGATCCGCACTGCTCCGTCGACGTTCGGGTCGTTCGTCTGGTCGCCGATGGCGATGGTGCCGTTCGCCGCGAAGTTGTTCCGCGTGAGCTTCGCGACACCATCGATGCTCACCGTCGCCACCTTCGCTGCGTCCACCGAGAGCTCGTAGACATGATACGCGCCGTCGGTCACCGAGAACGCCGCGGACTGAGTGCCGTCCGCCCAGCCGATCGCCGCGCTGTCGAGGTAGATCATCTGCGAGCGATCCACGCTCTGTCCGAACGGAGGCGTGAAGCTCCCCAGGATGGCTGCTCCGCTGTCGAGCTGGTTGTGGGTGTTCACCGACTCGACCTGCATCGTCACGCGGAGCGTGAACGGCTTCGTTGCGTCGAGCGAGTTCGCCCGCGTGATGAGCAGCTGCCCGCTCGTTTGCGCGCCGCTGTTCGTCGACGTCGCGAGGCGAACGTAGTCCACGCCGTACGTGAGCGTGTTCGGCGTCTGCGAGACCGTCGTCCAGCCTTGTGCCGTGATGTCGTCACCGCCGACCAGCAGCGGAACGCTCGCGCGAGCCGTCCACCGCGTCGTCGACGTCGCTGGCACGCACGTCTCGCAGGCGTTCCCCGGGTTCGGCGCACCCGCGGCGTAGACCACGCCGTCGATGAAGCACTTCGGGGTGCACACGCCGGCCGAGCAAACCTGTCCCGGGTTGCACGACGTCCCGTCAGCGCGTTGCGTCCACGCGGTCGCGGACGTCGCCGGCGTGCACTGTTCGCACGAATTCGCCGCGTTCACCGCTCCGGCGGCGACCTGCTTGCCGTCGATCTGACAGATCGCGACACAGACGCTGCCCTCACAAGCCGCTCCGGTCGCGCACGCATTGTCGCAACCACCGCAGTGCTTCGGGTCGCTCACGGTGTTCACGCAGGAGTCGCCGCACAGCTCGACGCCGACGCTGTTGCACATCACCGGTGTGGAGGCGTCGGGGCTGGGAATGGAATTATCGCCGCAAGCAGCGACGAAGCCGAGCACGACGAGGCAGGAGAGAGCGGTAGAGCGAATGGAGAGCATCGTGCCTGCCATCTTAAGCGACCCCACGCCCGCGCGGAGTGTGATACGGCAATGAGTAGGACTGCATGTGCCCCAGTGTGCGTGCGCCGTGAGCTGGGCTACGACGGCCCTGGCCGATGGCAGCGTCATCACACTCACGACGCGGGCCTATGACGCGGCGAGCAACGTCACCACGTCCGTGCCCATCTCCGTCAAGGTGAACTGACTCCTCGGCAACCCGGCCCGGCGGCCGAGCCTTCGAGCTGGCTGAGATAGGCACCGAACATGTCGGCCATCGCCCCGGCATAGGCTTCGACCTCCTGTTCGGTGCGCTCCTGCTCGGAGATCCGCTTTCCCACGGCACTGAGCGACATCATGATCACATCTCCCGCGAGTGCGCGCTTCTTCTCCGAGGCTGTTGGGAGCGCCTCGCGCATGAAGTTCTGCACAGCGCGCGTGCCGGACACGCGCGACTCCTTGGCCTCGGGTGCGTCGCGATAGAGCGGCGCCGCGTCGTTGAGCGCGATCCGCATCTCGGCCTCCGCGCACTCGGAGCGAATGAAGGCGTGCACGACCTCGCGAAGGCGCTCGAGTGGGGGCCTGGTCGAATCCTCGAGGATGCCGCGCAGCAACTCGCCATTCTGCCGCCACTCCTCGGCCTGCAGACGAAAGAGGATCGCCGCCTTGTTCGGGAAATATTGGTAGAGCGATCCAACGCTGATTCCAGCCTTCTCGGCGACGCGTGCGGTGGTGAAGCGGTGCGCGCCGTCACGCGCCAGAACCTGAGCAGCGGCGGCGAGAATGTCGGCGACGAGCTGCGCGGAACGGGCCTGCCTGGGCTGTTTTCGCGAGGAAATACATGGGGTTGGACGATTCGTCACGAAGCGCCTCGGGAACGCGAATGGGAAATGCGAATGATTAATCGTATTTCCTGGTCAGGCGCAAGGACGCGCTTTCAACCTGACCAGGACATCCGATGACCACACTTTCCGCCGCACCACTCGCCCCCCTGCTCGATCGTCTGTTCGCGCAAGCCGACCAGTCGTCGGCCGCGCTCATGTCGACCTTCGCCCAGATGCCGGAGCAGGAGCGTGCCCGGCTGATGGCGAGCAGGACCGACTACCTCGAGTTCTACTCGACGATGAAGGACGAGGCGCTCGCCGTCTCTCGCGAAACCGGCACGCTGCTCTACATGCTGGCGCGTACCTGCCGCGCGCGGACGATCGTCGAGTTCGGCACCTCGTTCGGCATCTCGACCCTGCACCTGGCGGCGGCGCTCCGCGACAATGGCGGCGGCCGATTGATCACGAGTGAGTTCGAGCCGTCGAAGATCGTCCGCGCACGAGAGAACATCGCGGCGGGCGGGCTCGCGGACCTCGTGGAGATTCGCGAGGGCGACGCGCTCCAGACGCTCGCCCAAGGCTTGCCCGAGCAGATCGATCTGTTGCTGCTCGACGGCGCCAAGGGGCTCTATCCGGCCATCCTGTCTCTCGTCGAAGGTCGGCTGCGCCCAGGCGCCTTGATCCTCGCCGACAATGCGGATTGGTGCCCGGAGTATCTGGAGCGCGTCCGCTCGCCCCAGCAGGGCTATCTGTCGGTGCCGTTCGCCAGCGATGTGGAGCTGTCGATGCGGATCGGTTGAGCGCCTCAGTCGGCCTGCGTCGGTTCAGCTCGCCTCGCCATCAGGACTGGCGAGAACGACGACATAGCCGTCCAGATCCTCGATCCAGATCTCCCGGTGTTGCGGAGCGGGGTTGACGTGCGGCTCTTCAATCACCCGCGCGCCCAGACGTCTCACGCGTTCGAC
This Archangium lipolyticum DNA region includes the following protein-coding sequences:
- a CDS encoding TetR family transcriptional regulator yields the protein MTNRPTPCISSRKQPRQARSAQLVADILAAAAQVLARDGAHRFTTARVAEKAGISVGSLYQYFPNKAAILFRLQAEEWRQNGELLRGILEDSTRPPLERLREVVHAFIRSECAEAEMRIALNDAAPLYRDAPEAKESRVSGTRAVQNFMREALPTASEKKRALAGDVIMMSLSAVGKRISEQERTEQEVEAYAGAMADMFGAYLSQLEGSAAGPGCRGVSSP
- a CDS encoding O-methyltransferase — its product is MTTLSAAPLAPLLDRLFAQADQSSAALMSTFAQMPEQERARLMASRTDYLEFYSTMKDEALAVSRETGTLLYMLARTCRARTIVEFGTSFGISTLHLAAALRDNGGGRLITSEFEPSKIVRARENIAAGGLADLVEIREGDALQTLAQGLPEQIDLLLLDGAKGLYPAILSLVEGRLRPGALILADNADWCPEYLERVRSPQQGYLSVPFASDVELSMRIG